In a single window of the Populus alba chromosome 16, ASM523922v2, whole genome shotgun sequence genome:
- the LOC118037276 gene encoding protein FAR1-RELATED SEQUENCE 2 isoform X9, which yields MEIDLELPSSDQEKLESGVNTNECIMDSASELRGIDEAASSCLVEEVVEACGLNAIEGAIDGGDKVEESGVGVDVVGEGGISVPQNGLKFETKEAAYAFYRDYALSVGFGITIKASRRSKKNGKFIDVKIACSRFGSKRESSVSVNPRSCTKTDCKAGMHMKRTEDEKWVIYSFVKEHNHEICKEDYDNATGRRNKQSGAVARPKKGLQLALDEDDVKVMLEYFMCMQAENSNFFYAIDLDHEKRMRNVFWIDAKGRHDYHSFCDVVFFDTFYVSSKYKLPFVPIIGVNNHFQFVLLGCALIGEHSASSFLWLMHTWLKAVGGQAPKVIITDQERFLNEAVVDVFPDTRHYYSLWHVFSKIPENLSAVMNQSEIFMLKFNKCIYQSQTDEQFEKRWWKMVHRFELREDEWVHSLYENRIKWVPTFIRDTSLAGMSTTERSGSVASFFDKYIHREAVFKEFMEQYKAFLEDGYEMEAKAEFETQNKQPALRSLSSFEKQASTLYTDAVFKKFQVEVLGVVSCHLQKESEDEATINFRVDDFEERQNFLVSWNKSTMDICCICRSFEYRGFLCKHAILVLQMSGVSNIPSRYILKRWTKGAKINQAVDKVSKSLHYRVQRFNDLCKKAIKLGKEGSLSKEAYDIAVRTLEEVLENCVGLNNSVKSVLEPNTLDVLGFPGFEEENCDNCLAKSSKKKRTYKKKKGIL from the exons ATGGAGATAGATCTTGAACTGCCTTCGAGTGATCAGGAGAAATTAGAGTCTGGAGTGAACACAAATGAGTGTATCATGGATAGCGCTAGTGAATTGCGCGGTATTGATGAGGCTGCGAGTTCTTGTTTGGTTGAAGAGGTTGTTGAAGCGTGTGGGTTGAATGCAATTGAGGGTGCTATTGATGGCGGGGATAAGGTGGAGGAGAGTGGTGTGGGGGTTGATGTGGTTGGTGAAGGTGGGATCTCTGTGCCTCAGAATGGATTAAAATTTGAAACGAAGGAGGCAGCATATGCGTTCTATAGAGATTATGCGCTCTCTGTGGGATTTGGGATCACTATAAAAGCTAGTCGTCGTTCAAAAAAGAATGGGAAATTTATTGATGTGAAAATTGCTTGTTCTAGATTTGGAAGCAAGCGGGAGTCAAGTGTGTCTGTTAATCCACGATCATGTACAAAGACAGATTGCAAGGCAGGAATGCACATGAAGAGGACAGAAGATGAGAAATGGGTTATATATAGTTTTGTAAAGGAGCATAACCATGAGATTTGTAAGGAAGATTACGATAATGCTACAGGGAGACGAAACAAGCAATCAGGTGCAGTTGCTCGTCCGAAGAAAGGTTTGCAGTTGGCTTTAGATGAGGATGATGTAAAAGTTATGCTCGAGTATTTTATGTGCATGCAGGCTGAGAATTCGAACTTCTTTTATGCAATAGATCTGGACCATGAAAAACGTATGAGAAATGTGTTCTGGATTGATGCAAAAGGCAGACATGATTATCATAGTTTCTGTGATGTTGTCTTCTTTGATACCTTTTATGTTAGCAGCAAATATAAGCTTCCTTTCGTTCCTATTATTGGAGTGAATAATCACTTCCAGTTCGTGTTACTTGGATGTGCATTGATTGGGGAGCACTCTGCATCTAGTTTTCTCTGGCTAATGCACACATGGCTCAAAGCAGTGGGTGGCCAAGCTCCAAAAGTAATTATTACTGATCAAGAAAGATTCCTGAATGAAGCTGTTGTGGATGTATTTCCTGACACACGCCACTACTATAGTTTATGGCATGTATTCAGTAAGATTCCTGAAAACTTGTCTGCTGTTATGAATCAAAGTgaaatttttatgttgaaattcaACAAATGTATATATCAGTCTCAGACAGATGAGCAGTTTGAAAAGAGATGGTGGAAGATGGTTCATAGATTTGAACTAAGGGAGGATGAATGGGTTCACTCATTGTATGAAAATCGTATAAAGTGGGTCCCAACTTTTATACGAGATACATCATTAGCTGGAATGTCCACAACTGAGCGATCTGGAAGCGTTGCCTCTTTTTTTGACAAGTACATTCACAGGGAAGCTGTATTCAAGGAGTTTATGGAGCAATATAAAGCATTTTTGGAGGACGGGTATGAGATGGAAGCCAAAGCTGAAtttgaaacacaaaacaaacagcCTGCATTAAGGTCTCTCTCATCTTTTGAGAAACAAGCATCGACATTATATACAGATGCCGTTTTCAAGAAATTCCAGGTTGAGGTTTTGGGAGTAGTTTCATGTCACCTGCAAAAGGAAAGCGAAGATGAGGCAACTATTAACTTTCGAGTTGATGATTTTGAAGAACGTCAGAATTTTCTTGTATCTTGGAACAAATCAACAATGGATATTTGTTGTATATGTCGTTCTTTTGAATACAGAGGTTTCTTGTGTAAACACGCAATCCTTGTTCTTCAAATGTCTGGTGTTTCCAACATACCATCCCGCTACATATTGAAGCGTTGGACAAAAGGTGCCAAGATTAATCAAGCTGTTGATAAGGTATCAAAAAGTCTTCATTATAGGGTACAACGTTTCAATGATTTATGTAAAAAAGCCATCAAACTGGGCAAAGAGGGTTCTTTATCTAAAGAAGCTTATGATATTGCTGTTCGGACATTAGAGGAAGTCTTAGAAAATTGTGTAGGTCTAAATAACTCTGTTAAGAGTGTCTTAGAGCCTAACACCTTGGATGTTCTTGGTTTTCCTGGCTTTGAAGAAGAGAACTGTGATAACTGTTTGGCCAagtcatcaaagaaaaagagaacttacaagaaaaaaaa AGGTATACTCTGA